A genomic segment from Janthinobacterium sp. 64 encodes:
- the lgt gene encoding prolipoprotein diacylglyceryl transferase has protein sequence MLIHPMPDPIAIQIGPLAVHWYGLMYVLAFALFILLGRVRIKQPHIAVLGWKKEDLDDMLFYGMLGVVIGGRLGEVLFYRPEYFLHNPLEIFMVWHGGMSFHGGFLGVILAMYLWSRKAGRNLFDVLDFIAPLVPLGYAAGRLGNFINAELPGRIAPDTLPWAMQWPGIPYPVHPSPLYQMLVDGILVFIILWLFARKQRPRMAVGAMFTLLYGCARFFTEYFRTPDWEVVWLGVPITSGQMLSLPMIVGAIALLVWAYKSQVMGTPPTKARPA, from the coding sequence ATGCTGATCCACCCGATGCCCGACCCGATCGCCATACAAATCGGCCCGCTCGCCGTGCACTGGTACGGCCTGATGTACGTGCTGGCCTTTGCCCTGTTCATACTCCTGGGCAGAGTGCGCATCAAGCAGCCGCACATCGCCGTACTGGGCTGGAAGAAGGAAGACCTCGATGACATGCTGTTCTACGGCATGCTGGGCGTGGTGATCGGCGGGCGCCTGGGCGAAGTGCTGTTCTACCGCCCCGAGTACTTCCTGCACAATCCGCTGGAAATCTTCATGGTCTGGCATGGCGGCATGTCCTTCCATGGCGGTTTCCTCGGCGTCATCCTGGCCATGTACCTGTGGAGCCGCAAGGCGGGCCGCAACCTGTTCGACGTGCTCGACTTCATCGCCCCGCTGGTACCGCTCGGCTACGCGGCCGGCCGCCTGGGCAACTTCATCAATGCCGAACTGCCGGGCCGCATCGCGCCGGACACCCTGCCGTGGGCCATGCAGTGGCCGGGCATTCCGTATCCCGTGCACCCGTCGCCGCTCTACCAGATGCTGGTCGATGGCATTTTGGTGTTCATCATCCTGTGGCTGTTTGCGCGCAAGCAGCGTCCGCGCATGGCCGTGGGCGCCATGTTCACGCTGCTGTACGGCTGCGCGCGCTTCTTCACGGAATACTTCCGCACGCCGGACTGGGAAGTCGTGTGGCTGGGCGTGCCGATCACGTCGGGCCAGATGCTGTCGCTGCCGATGATCGTCGGCGCCATCGCGCTGCTGGTGTGGGCATATAAAAGCCAGGTGATGGGCACGCCGCCCACCAAGGCGCGCCCGGCCTGA
- a CDS encoding EVE domain-containing protein, with amino-acid sequence MKQYWLMKSEPDEVSIDDLMAAPQHTMPWFGVRNYQARNFMRDGMRPGDGVLFYHSSCPQPGVAGVAEVASGAYPDHSQFEEGGKYFDPKATPEQPRWISVDVRGVKKTALLPLSEMRQMPELEDMLLLKKGSRLSITPVTPAQWKVITSKLLG; translated from the coding sequence ATGAAACAATATTGGCTGATGAAATCCGAACCCGATGAAGTGAGCATCGACGACCTGATGGCCGCGCCGCAGCACACCATGCCCTGGTTCGGCGTGCGCAACTACCAGGCGCGCAACTTCATGCGCGATGGCATGCGGCCGGGCGATGGCGTGCTGTTCTATCACTCCAGTTGCCCGCAGCCAGGTGTGGCGGGCGTGGCCGAAGTGGCCAGCGGCGCGTATCCCGATCACAGCCAGTTTGAAGAAGGTGGCAAGTATTTCGACCCGAAGGCGACGCCTGAACAGCCGCGCTGGATCAGCGTCGATGTGCGTGGCGTGAAGAAGACGGCGCTGCTGCCCCTGTCCGAAATGCGCCAGATGCCGGAACTGGAAGACATGCTGCTGTTGAAGAAGGGCAGCCGTTTGTCCATCACGCCGGTGACGCCGGCGCAATGGAAGGTGATTACAAGCAAACTACTAGGCTGA
- a CDS encoding cell division protein ZapA: MPRVDVNIMGQSYSMVCRDGEERALREAAIYLDSKMKAIRDAGKVKGNDRIAVLAALGVAAEFLSVKSPQGPLSELTILEVKQKISAMHTVLDSALTPQENLF, from the coding sequence ATGCCGCGTGTCGATGTCAATATCATGGGCCAGTCCTACAGCATGGTGTGCCGCGATGGCGAAGAGCGCGCGCTGCGCGAAGCGGCGATCTATCTCGATAGCAAAATGAAAGCCATCCGCGACGCGGGCAAGGTCAAGGGCAACGACCGCATCGCCGTACTGGCCGCCTTGGGCGTGGCCGCGGAATTCCTCTCCGTGAAGTCGCCGCAAGGTCCGCTGTCGGAATTGACGATATTGGAAGTGAAGCAGAAAATCTCGGCCATGCATACCGTCCTGGACAGTGCATTGACGCCCCAGGAAAACCTTTTTTAA
- a CDS encoding DUF904 domain-containing protein has product MERPPYSGGMISEFNELSDKIGLLAEMTHALRRENAQLRKDNAALSAENALYVQRMREAQERVEALLEKIPELVQAGLEQAASEAGAYIAENEKEA; this is encoded by the coding sequence ATGGAGCGTCCGCCCTATAGTGGCGGGATGATTTCCGAATTCAACGAATTATCCGACAAAATAGGCCTGCTGGCCGAAATGACCCATGCGCTGCGCCGTGAAAACGCGCAACTGCGCAAGGATAACGCCGCCTTGTCCGCCGAGAACGCCCTGTACGTGCAACGCATGCGCGAGGCGCAGGAGCGGGTGGAAGCGTTGCTGGAAAAAATTCCCGAACTGGTGCAAGCGGGCCTGGAGCAAGCCGCTTCGGAAGCGGGCGCCTACATTGCCGAGAACGAGAAGGAAGCGTAA
- the groES gene encoding co-chaperone GroES, with protein sequence MNLRPLNDRVIVKRLDQETKTASGLIIPDAAAEKPDQGEVLAVGNGKILDDGKVRPLDVKVGDRVLFGKYAGQTVKVDGDELLVMREEDIMAIVVK encoded by the coding sequence ATGAATCTGCGCCCATTGAACGATCGCGTCATCGTCAAACGCCTCGACCAGGAAACCAAAACTGCGTCCGGCCTCATCATTCCTGATGCAGCCGCTGAAAAACCGGATCAAGGCGAAGTCCTTGCCGTAGGCAATGGCAAGATTCTCGACGACGGCAAAGTCCGTCCTCTGGATGTCAAAGTGGGCGACCGCGTCCTGTTCGGCAAGTACGCCGGCCAAACCGTCAAAGTTGACGGCGATGAGCTGCTGGTCATGCGCGAAGAAGACATCATGGCGATCGTCGTCAAGTAA
- the groL gene encoding chaperonin GroEL (60 kDa chaperone family; promotes refolding of misfolded polypeptides especially under stressful conditions; forms two stacked rings of heptamers to form a barrel-shaped 14mer; ends can be capped by GroES; misfolded proteins enter the barrel where they are refolded when GroES binds): MAAKEVVFGDAARAKMVEGVNILANAVKVTLGPKGRNVVLERSFGAPTVTKDGVSVAKEVELKDKLMNMGAQMVKEVASRTSDNAGDGTTTATVLAQAIVREGMKFVAAGMNPMDLKRGIDKAVAATVEELAKIARPCTTTKEIAQVGAISANSDYSIGERIAEAMEKVGKEGVITVEDGKSLNDELDIVEGMQFDRGYLSPYFINNPEKQVAVLDSPFVLLCDKKISNIRDLLPVLEQVAKAGRPLLIIAEDIEGEALATLVVNNIRGILKTCAVKAPGFGDRRKAMLEDIAVLTGGQVIAEEVGLTLEKVTLAELGQAKRIEVGKENTIVIDGAGEAASIEARVKQVRVQIEEATSDYDREKLQERVAKLAGGVAVIKVGAATEVEMKEKKARVEDALHATRAAVEEGIVPGGGVALLRARANITVKGDNPDQDAGIKIVLRAMEEPLRMIVQNAGEEASVVVAAVLAGTGNYGYNAANGTYGDMVEMGVLDPAKVTRSALQNAASIASLMLTTDCMVCEIADDKAGGGMGGGMGGMGGMGGMDGMM; encoded by the coding sequence ATGGCAGCTAAAGAAGTAGTATTCGGCGACGCAGCGCGCGCCAAGATGGTCGAAGGCGTCAATATCCTCGCCAACGCAGTCAAAGTCACCTTGGGCCCGAAAGGCCGCAACGTGGTTCTGGAGCGCTCGTTCGGCGCCCCTACCGTCACCAAGGATGGTGTGTCGGTAGCGAAAGAAGTTGAACTCAAAGACAAGCTCATGAACATGGGCGCGCAAATGGTCAAGGAAGTTGCTTCCCGCACCAGCGACAACGCCGGCGACGGCACCACCACCGCCACCGTGCTGGCACAAGCCATCGTGCGCGAAGGCATGAAGTTCGTTGCCGCCGGCATGAACCCGATGGACCTGAAGCGCGGTATCGACAAGGCAGTTGCTGCGACCGTCGAAGAACTGGCGAAAATCGCCCGTCCTTGCACCACGACCAAAGAAATCGCCCAGGTTGGCGCGATCTCGGCGAACTCGGACTACTCGATCGGCGAGCGTATCGCTGAAGCGATGGAAAAAGTCGGCAAAGAAGGCGTCATCACCGTGGAAGACGGCAAGTCGCTGAACGACGAGCTGGACATCGTTGAAGGCATGCAGTTCGACCGCGGCTACCTGTCGCCATACTTCATCAACAACCCAGAGAAACAAGTTGCCGTACTGGACAGCCCATTCGTCCTGCTGTGCGACAAGAAAATCTCGAACATCCGTGACCTGCTGCCGGTACTGGAACAAGTCGCCAAAGCTGGCCGTCCACTGCTGATCATCGCAGAAGACATCGAAGGCGAAGCGCTGGCCACCCTGGTTGTGAACAACATCCGCGGCATCCTGAAAACTTGCGCAGTGAAAGCCCCTGGCTTCGGCGACCGCCGCAAAGCCATGCTGGAAGACATCGCTGTCCTGACCGGCGGCCAAGTGATCGCTGAAGAAGTCGGCCTGACCCTGGAAAAAGTGACCCTGGCCGAACTGGGCCAGGCGAAACGCATCGAAGTGGGCAAGGAAAACACCATCGTCATCGATGGCGCCGGCGAAGCAGCATCGATCGAAGCACGCGTAAAACAAGTGCGTGTACAGATCGAAGAAGCGACCTCGGACTACGACCGTGAAAAACTGCAAGAGCGCGTCGCCAAACTGGCTGGCGGCGTTGCCGTGATCAAGGTTGGCGCAGCCACCGAAGTCGAAATGAAAGAGAAAAAAGCCCGCGTTGAAGATGCACTGCACGCGACCCGCGCTGCCGTGGAAGAAGGCATCGTGCCAGGCGGCGGCGTAGCCCTGCTGCGCGCACGCGCCAACATCACGGTCAAGGGCGACAATCCTGATCAAGACGCTGGTATCAAGATCGTCCTGCGCGCAATGGAAGAGCCACTGCGCATGATCGTGCAAAACGCTGGCGAAGAAGCTTCGGTCGTCGTGGCAGCCGTACTGGCTGGCACGGGCAACTACGGCTACAACGCTGCCAACGGCACGTATGGCGACATGGTGGAAATGGGCGTTCTGGACCCAGCCAAAGTGACCCGTTCGGCGCTGCAAAACGCCGCTTCGATCGCTTCGCTGATGCTGACAACCGACTGCATGGTCTGCGAAATCGCTGACGACAAAGCAGGCGGCGGCATGGGCGGCGGCATGGGTGGTATGGGCGGCATGGGCGGCATGGACGGCATGATGTAA
- a CDS encoding GNAT family N-acetyltransferase: MPAITVRSLTPDDASAYRALRLAGIAELPAAFCTTHAAESALPLAQIAQRLRTTSHQIIFGAFNEEQLIAIAGLRREPIAVVHDKASLWGVYVAPQARGRGAGRQLVHAAIAHACAIPELGRVCLAVAQDNHAALSLYLGCGFTLADCPAADGMLQMQLLLPRPALASAESNVFMKINTLQIPAK; the protein is encoded by the coding sequence ATGCCCGCCATCACTGTCCGCTCCCTCACGCCAGACGACGCCAGCGCCTACCGCGCGCTGCGCCTGGCCGGCATCGCCGAACTGCCCGCCGCCTTCTGCACCACGCACGCAGCGGAAAGCGCCTTGCCGCTGGCACAGATCGCCCAGCGCTTGCGCACCACCTCGCACCAAATAATATTTGGCGCTTTCAATGAAGAACAATTGATCGCCATAGCCGGCCTGCGCCGCGAACCGATCGCCGTCGTGCATGACAAGGCCAGCCTGTGGGGCGTGTATGTGGCGCCGCAGGCGCGTGGACGCGGCGCGGGACGGCAACTGGTGCACGCCGCCATCGCGCACGCCTGCGCCATTCCCGAACTGGGCCGCGTGTGCCTGGCCGTGGCGCAGGACAACCACGCGGCGTTGAGCCTGTACCTGGGCTGCGGCTTTACCCTGGCGGACTGTCCCGCAGCGGATGGCATGCTGCAAATGCAGCTGTTGCTGCCCCGCCCTGCCCTTGCAAGTGCCGAAAGTAATGTCTTTATGAAAATCAATACCTTACAAATCCCTGCGAAATAG